One Curtobacterium sp. BH-2-1-1 genomic region harbors:
- the gndA gene encoding NADP-dependent phosphogluconate dehydrogenase, which produces MGSNLARNLASREGNTVAVYNRTYARTEELLNEHADAGFIASESIDDFVASLSKPRTAIIMVQAGKGTDAVIEQLAERFEEGDIIVDGGNANFHDTIRREHDLRDKGLNFVGTGISGGEEGALKGPSIMPGGSKEAWETLGPILKSIAAVAEGEPCVTHIGTDGAGHFVKMVHNGIEYADMQLIAESYDLLRRVGGLSVEDLVKVFDEWNGGDLESYLIEITVEVLKQQDADTRKALVDVIRDEAGSKGTGVWTVQNAVGLGIPVSGIGEAVFARAVSSKPIQRAAVQKAFPDRPAIAEVPDGFEDDVRAALYASKVVAYAQGFDLIIAGAKEYGWDINLGNIAKIWRGGCIIRAQFLNRIVEAYDKNPSLESLLVDPYFANAVQEGEAAWRRIVGIAAASGIPAPGFSSALSYFDSLASDRLPAALIQGQRDFFGAHTYQRIDKDGTFHTLWSDDDRREVEQEPSTH; this is translated from the coding sequence ATGGGTTCGAACCTCGCTCGGAACCTCGCCTCGCGGGAGGGCAACACCGTCGCGGTCTACAACCGCACGTACGCCCGCACCGAGGAACTGCTGAACGAGCACGCGGACGCCGGCTTCATCGCGTCCGAGTCGATCGACGACTTCGTGGCCTCGCTGTCCAAGCCCCGCACGGCCATCATCATGGTGCAGGCGGGCAAGGGCACCGACGCGGTCATCGAGCAGCTCGCGGAACGGTTCGAGGAAGGCGACATCATCGTCGACGGCGGCAACGCCAACTTCCACGACACCATCCGCCGCGAGCACGACCTGCGCGACAAGGGTCTCAACTTCGTCGGCACCGGTATCTCGGGCGGTGAAGAGGGCGCCCTGAAGGGCCCGTCGATCATGCCCGGCGGTTCGAAGGAGGCCTGGGAGACCCTTGGCCCGATCCTCAAGTCGATCGCCGCCGTCGCCGAGGGCGAGCCCTGCGTCACCCACATCGGCACCGACGGTGCCGGCCACTTCGTGAAGATGGTCCACAACGGCATCGAGTACGCCGACATGCAGCTCATCGCCGAGTCGTACGACCTGCTCCGCCGCGTCGGCGGACTGTCCGTCGAAGACCTGGTGAAGGTGTTCGACGAGTGGAACGGCGGCGACCTCGAGTCCTACCTGATCGAGATCACCGTCGAGGTCCTCAAGCAGCAGGACGCCGACACGCGCAAGGCCCTCGTCGACGTCATCCGCGACGAGGCCGGGTCGAAGGGCACCGGCGTGTGGACCGTGCAGAACGCGGTCGGTCTCGGCATCCCCGTCTCCGGCATCGGCGAAGCGGTGTTCGCCCGCGCGGTGTCGTCCAAGCCGATCCAGCGCGCTGCGGTGCAGAAGGCCTTCCCCGACCGTCCCGCCATCGCCGAGGTCCCGGACGGGTTCGAGGACGACGTCCGTGCGGCGCTCTACGCGTCGAAGGTCGTCGCGTACGCGCAGGGCTTCGACCTCATCATCGCCGGGGCCAAGGAGTACGGCTGGGACATCAACCTCGGCAACATCGCGAAGATCTGGCGTGGCGGCTGCATCATCCGCGCGCAGTTCCTCAACCGCATCGTCGAGGCGTACGACAAGAACCCCTCCCTGGAGTCGCTGCTGGTGGACCCGTACTTCGCGAACGCCGTGCAGGAGGGCGAGGCCGCGTGGCGTCGCATCGTCGGCATCGCGGCGGCGTCGGGGATCCCGGCGCCGGGGTTCTCGTCCGCGCTGTCGTACTTCGACTCGCTCGCCTCCGACCGCCTGCCCGCCGCGCTCATCCAGGGGCAGCGGGACTTCTTCGGCGCGCACACCTACCAGCGCATCGACAAGGACGGCACCTTCCACACGCTCTGGTCGGACGACGACCGGCGTGAGGTCGAACAGGAACCGTCGACCCACTAG
- a CDS encoding molybdopterin-dependent oxidoreductase, with the protein MTTDLAPAPVAVSRPRLLAAATGIVAALAFFAAAELGALVLGGAGSPLVAVGSAVIDLAPPGAKDLMVTLFGTGDKVALFVLMVVIVAVVSAGAGILERARPPFGALVFAVGGVLSLLAVTTRSGSGTMDGAPSVLGVAAAVIVLRLLTARLRRWESAAAVPSAAPRPASAERRAFLVWGVTAAAVAVVVGGASRLGTAAAQATAAARRAVRLPAPATTAPAVPAGASLDVEGITPYVTPNSDFYRIDTALRVPSVDTADWKLRIHGAVDHEVELTWDDLLALPLEEHHATLSCVSNEVGGDLIGTALWLGYPIRKLLERAGPHASADMVLSRSIDGFTAGTPLDVLQDDGTAALLAVGMNGEPLPPEHGFPVRMVVPGLFGYVSATKWVTELEVTRFADAQGYWTPRGWSERGPVKLESRIDTPRAGATVDAGSTVAIAGVAWQPHTGVKGVQVRVGDGAWEEATLADSVSADTWRQWVYRWTPTKGSHRIQVRAVSADGEVQTSVERPPAPNGASGWHTVEVRAA; encoded by the coding sequence GTGACCACTGACCTCGCGCCCGCCCCCGTGGCGGTCTCGCGCCCCCGCCTGCTCGCGGCCGCGACGGGCATCGTCGCCGCGCTCGCGTTCTTCGCCGCCGCGGAACTCGGTGCCCTCGTCCTCGGTGGTGCCGGCAGCCCCCTCGTCGCGGTCGGTTCGGCGGTCATCGACCTCGCACCCCCGGGCGCGAAGGACCTCATGGTCACGCTCTTCGGCACCGGCGACAAGGTCGCGCTGTTCGTGCTCATGGTGGTCATCGTCGCCGTGGTCAGCGCCGGGGCGGGCATCCTCGAACGCGCCCGCCCGCCGTTCGGGGCCCTGGTCTTCGCCGTGGGCGGTGTCCTCTCGCTCCTGGCCGTCACCACCCGTTCCGGCAGCGGCACGATGGACGGGGCTCCGTCCGTGCTCGGGGTCGCCGCGGCCGTCATCGTGCTCCGGCTGCTCACCGCCAGGCTCCGCCGGTGGGAGTCGGCAGCCGCCGTGCCCTCCGCCGCACCGCGACCCGCCTCTGCGGAACGTCGCGCCTTCCTGGTCTGGGGTGTGACGGCGGCGGCCGTCGCGGTCGTGGTGGGCGGCGCCTCCCGTCTGGGCACCGCCGCCGCGCAGGCGACCGCTGCCGCACGCCGGGCCGTCCGGCTGCCGGCCCCGGCGACCACCGCCCCCGCGGTCCCGGCCGGGGCGTCGCTCGACGTCGAGGGCATCACGCCCTACGTCACCCCGAACAGCGACTTCTACCGGATCGACACCGCGCTGCGGGTGCCGTCGGTCGACACCGCCGACTGGAAGCTCCGCATCCACGGAGCCGTCGACCACGAGGTCGAGCTCACGTGGGACGACCTGCTCGCCCTCCCGCTCGAGGAACACCACGCGACGCTGAGCTGCGTCTCGAACGAGGTGGGCGGGGACCTCATCGGCACCGCGCTCTGGCTCGGCTACCCGATCCGGAAGCTGCTCGAGCGCGCCGGGCCCCACGCGAGTGCCGACATGGTGCTGTCCCGCAGCATCGACGGGTTCACGGCGGGCACGCCCCTCGACGTCCTGCAGGACGACGGCACGGCCGCGCTGCTCGCCGTGGGGATGAACGGCGAGCCGCTGCCGCCGGAGCACGGGTTCCCGGTGCGCATGGTGGTCCCGGGGCTCTTCGGCTACGTGTCCGCGACGAAGTGGGTCACCGAGCTCGAGGTCACGCGGTTCGCGGACGCCCAGGGCTACTGGACGCCGCGCGGCTGGTCGGAACGCGGTCCGGTCAAGCTGGAGTCGCGCATCGACACCCCGCGCGCGGGCGCGACGGTCGACGCCGGTTCGACGGTGGCGATCGCCGGGGTCGCGTGGCAGCCGCACACCGGGGTGAAGGGCGTGCAGGTCCGGGTCGGGGACGGCGCGTGGGAAGAGGCGACCCTCGCGGACTCCGTCTCGGCCGACACGTGGCGGCAGTGGGTCTACCGGTGGACGCCGACGAAGGGGTCGCACCGCATCCAGGTCCGCGCAGTGAGCGCCGACGGTGAAGTGCAGACGAGCGTCGAGCGGCCCCCGGCTCCGAACGGGGCGTCGGGATGGCACACGGTCGAGGTCCGCGCGGCCTGA
- a CDS encoding putative protein N(5)-glutamine methyltransferase — protein MTAPVRDALAARLRAAGSVFAEDEADLLLEAGDGDAVRLRALVQRRLGGEPLEYVLGWAAFDGHRLRVTPGVFVPRARTTVVVEQAARRLHRYDRVVDLCCGAGAISVALLGRVGALDLVAADIDPAAVDVAAENIGDRGIVVAGDLFAPLPDRFRGLVDVIAVNAPYVPTGSIPMMPSEARDHEHRVALDGGADGLDLHRRIASGAGEWLRPGGAVVIEVSAAQAPTSAAVFEAAGLAVTVESDDEVDGSCVVATRPA, from the coding sequence TTGACCGCACCCGTGCGCGACGCGCTCGCGGCCCGGCTCCGGGCCGCGGGCAGCGTCTTCGCCGAGGACGAGGCGGACCTCCTGCTCGAGGCCGGCGACGGTGACGCGGTTCGCCTGCGGGCGCTCGTGCAGCGGCGGCTCGGCGGCGAACCGCTCGAGTACGTGCTCGGCTGGGCGGCGTTCGACGGGCACCGCCTCCGCGTGACGCCGGGCGTCTTCGTGCCCCGGGCCCGCACCACCGTCGTCGTGGAGCAGGCCGCACGCCGGTTGCACCGCTACGACCGTGTCGTGGACCTCTGCTGCGGTGCCGGGGCGATCTCGGTCGCGCTCCTCGGTCGCGTCGGTGCCCTCGACCTCGTCGCGGCGGACATCGACCCGGCGGCGGTCGACGTCGCTGCGGAGAACATCGGCGACCGCGGGATCGTCGTCGCCGGGGACCTCTTCGCGCCCCTGCCAGACCGGTTCCGCGGGCTCGTCGACGTCATCGCCGTGAACGCGCCCTACGTGCCGACGGGGTCCATCCCGATGATGCCGTCGGAGGCCCGTGACCACGAGCACCGTGTCGCGCTCGACGGCGGGGCGGACGGGCTCGACCTGCACCGGCGGATCGCGTCGGGGGCGGGGGAGTGGCTCCGTCCCGGGGGTGCGGTCGTCATCGAGGTGTCCGCTGCGCAGGCACCGACGTCGGCGGCCGTCTTCGAGGCTGCGGGCCTCGCGGTGACCGTCGAGTCCGACGACGAGGTCGACGGGAGCTGTGTCGTGGCGACGCGTCCCGCCTGA